A single region of the Erythrobacter sp. HL-111 genome encodes:
- the clpB gene encoding ATP-dependent chaperone ClpB: MNLEKFTDRAKGFLQSALTIAIRMNHQRISPTHILKALLEDEEGMAAGLLQRAGGQPALAVSAVDAALAKVPQVTGGGAQQQPGLDNDAVRVLDSAEQLADKAGDGYVTVERLLTALAMAPGDAGAAIKAASVTPQSLNAAIEDLRGGRRADSANAESAYDAMEKYARDLTQAARDGKLDPVIGRDEEIRRTVQILARRTKNNPALIGEPGTGKTAIAEGLALRIANGDVPDSLKGRTLMALDMGALIAGAKYRGEFEERLKSVLDEVKNAEGNIILFIDEMHTLIGAGASEGSMDASNLLKPALSRGELHCIGATTLDEYQKYVEKDPALQRRFQPVYIEEPSVEDTISILRGIKDKYELHHGVRITDGSIVAAAKLSDRYIQNRFLPDKAIDLMDEAASRIRMEVESKPEEIEALDRRIIQLKIEESALAKEDDDASKERLKVLREELANLEQESSELTTRWQNERDKIEAEGRIKEQLDAARLELEQAQREGDLAKAGELSYGRIPQLEKQLAEAEAMSENALLREEVTEEDIAGIVSRWTGIPIDKMLEGERDKLLQMESIIGQRVIGQEQAVTAVSKAVRRARAGLQDPNRPLGSFLFLGPTGVGKTELTKALAEFLFDDDQAMVRIDMSEFMEKHAVARLIGAPPGYVGYEEGGVLTEAVRRRPYQVVLFDEVEKAHSDVFNVLLQVLDDGRLTDGQGRVVDFSNTLIILTSNLGSQYLSNMTDDQTVTDVEPQVMDVVRGHFRPEFLNRLDEIILFHRLGQEDMAPIVAIQVGRVQKLLADRKITLELSDAALRWLGRVGYDPVYGARPLKRAVQRYLQDPLAEMLLEGKVTDGMVLAIDEGDGALRMTPL, translated from the coding sequence ATGAATCTCGAAAAGTTCACCGACCGCGCCAAGGGTTTCCTCCAGAGCGCGCTGACCATCGCGATCCGCATGAATCACCAGCGGATTTCCCCGACGCATATCCTCAAGGCCCTGCTCGAGGACGAAGAAGGCATGGCGGCGGGCCTGCTCCAGCGCGCCGGGGGCCAGCCCGCGCTCGCGGTGAGCGCGGTCGATGCGGCGCTCGCCAAGGTGCCGCAGGTGACGGGCGGCGGGGCGCAGCAGCAGCCCGGACTCGACAACGACGCGGTGCGGGTGCTCGACAGCGCCGAACAGCTCGCGGACAAGGCGGGCGACGGCTACGTCACGGTCGAACGCCTGCTGACCGCGCTCGCCATGGCACCGGGCGATGCGGGCGCGGCGATCAAGGCGGCGAGCGTCACCCCGCAATCGCTCAACGCCGCGATCGAGGACCTGCGCGGCGGGCGCAGGGCCGACAGCGCCAATGCCGAAAGCGCCTATGACGCTATGGAGAAATACGCCCGCGACCTGACCCAGGCCGCGCGCGACGGCAAGCTCGATCCCGTCATCGGCCGCGACGAGGAAATCCGCCGCACGGTGCAGATCCTCGCCCGCCGGACCAAGAACAACCCCGCCCTGATCGGCGAACCCGGCACCGGCAAGACCGCGATCGCCGAAGGCCTCGCGCTGCGCATCGCCAACGGCGACGTGCCCGACAGCCTCAAGGGCCGCACGCTGATGGCCTTGGACATGGGCGCACTGATCGCGGGCGCGAAATATCGCGGCGAGTTCGAGGAGCGGCTCAAGTCCGTGCTCGACGAGGTCAAGAATGCCGAGGGCAACATCATCCTGTTCATCGACGAGATGCACACGCTGATCGGGGCGGGCGCGTCCGAAGGCTCGATGGACGCCTCGAACCTGCTCAAGCCCGCGCTCTCGCGCGGCGAGCTGCATTGCATCGGCGCGACCACGCTCGACGAATACCAGAAATATGTCGAGAAGGACCCCGCGCTCCAGCGGCGGTTCCAGCCGGTCTATATCGAGGAGCCGAGCGTCGAGGACACGATCTCGATCCTGCGCGGGATCAAGGACAAGTACGAACTCCACCACGGCGTGCGGATCACCGACGGCAGCATCGTCGCCGCGGCGAAGCTGTCGGACCGCTACATCCAGAACCGCTTCCTCCCCGACAAGGCGATCGACCTGATGGACGAGGCGGCAAGCCGCATCCGGATGGAGGTCGAATCCAAGCCCGAGGAGATCGAGGCGCTCGATCGGCGGATCATCCAGCTCAAGATCGAGGAGAGCGCGCTCGCCAAGGAGGACGACGACGCCTCGAAAGAGCGGCTCAAGGTGCTGCGCGAGGAGCTCGCCAATCTCGAGCAGGAGAGCAGCGAACTGACCACCCGCTGGCAGAACGAGCGCGACAAGATCGAGGCGGAAGGGCGGATCAAGGAACAGCTCGACGCGGCGCGGCTCGAACTCGAACAGGCCCAGCGCGAAGGCGATCTCGCCAAGGCGGGCGAGCTGTCCTACGGGCGTATCCCGCAGCTCGAAAAGCAGCTCGCCGAGGCCGAGGCGATGAGCGAGAACGCCCTGCTGCGCGAGGAGGTGACCGAGGAGGACATCGCCGGCATCGTCAGCCGCTGGACCGGCATCCCGATCGACAAGATGCTGGAGGGCGAGCGCGACAAGCTGCTGCAGATGGAAAGCATCATCGGCCAGCGCGTGATCGGGCAGGAACAGGCCGTCACCGCGGTGTCCAAGGCAGTGCGCCGCGCGCGCGCCGGATTGCAGGACCCGAACCGGCCGCTCGGCTCCTTCCTGTTCCTCGGCCCGACCGGGGTCGGCAAGACCGAACTCACCAAGGCGCTCGCCGAATTCCTGTTCGACGACGACCAGGCGATGGTCCGCATCGACATGAGCGAATTCATGGAGAAGCACGCCGTCGCCCGCCTGATCGGTGCGCCCCCGGGCTATGTCGGCTACGAAGAGGGCGGCGTGCTGACCGAGGCGGTGCGCCGCCGGCCCTATCAGGTCGTGCTGTTCGACGAGGTCGAGAAGGCGCATTCCGATGTCTTCAACGTGCTGTTGCAGGTGCTGGACGACGGGCGGCTGACCGACGGGCAGGGCAGGGTGGTGGATTTCAGCAACACGCTGATCATCCTGACCTCGAACCTCGGCAGCCAGTATCTCTCCAACATGACCGACGACCAGACCGTGACCGATGTCGAGCCGCAGGTGATGGACGTGGTGCGGGGCCATTTCCGGCCCGAGTTCCTCAACCGGCTCGACGAGATCATCCTGTTCCATCGGCTGGGACAGGAGGACATGGCCCCGATCGTCGCGATCCAGGTGGGGCGGGTGCAGAAGCTGCTCGCCGATCGCAAGATCACGCTGGAACTGTCCGACGCCGCGCTGCGCTGGCTCGGGCGGGTCGGCTACGATCCGGTCTATGGCGCGCGCCCGCTGAAGCGGGCGGTGCAGCGCTACCTGCAGGACCCCCTCGCCGAGATGCTGCTCGAAGGGAAGGTGACCGACGGCATGGTGCTCGCCATCGACGAGGGCGACGGGGCCTTGCGAATGACGCCGCTATGA
- a CDS encoding IS5 family transposase (programmed frameshift), which produces MSELWLLSEAQMRRIEPYFPLSHGIPRVDDRRIVSGIVFVIRNGLRWRDAPVGYGPHKTIYNRFICWSRLGVFNRIFAELAAKGGKPDQLMIDATHLKAHRTAASLLKKGLYPGRIGRTKGGLNSKLHAVCDGKGRPLIMLLSEGQMSDYKGAALMIDAFPKAKALLADRGYDADWFRAALEQRGIAPCIPSKANRKVPIPHDTTLYRQRYKVENMFGKLKDWRRIHTRYDRCAHTFMSAICIAATVIFWLPQ; this is translated from the exons TTGTCCGAGCTGTGGTTGTTGAGCGAGGCGCAGATGCGCCGGATTGAGCCCTATTTCCCACTGTCGCACGGCATTCCGCGGGTTGATGATCGGCGGATCGTGAGCGGCATCGTCTTTGTGATCAGGAACGGGCTGCGCTGGCGTGATGCGCCGGTCGGTTATGGTCCGCACAAGACGATCTATAATCGCTTCATATGCTGGAGCCGCCTGGGCGTGTTCAACCGCATCTTCGCCGAGCTAGCCGCCAAGGGCGGGAAGCCCGATCAGCTGATGATCGATGCCACCCATCTGAAGGCGCATCGGACAGCAGCAAGCCTGCTAAAAAAGGGGCTCTATCCCG GACGTATCGGGCGCACCAAAGGTGGCTTGAACTCAAAGCTCCACGCCGTCTGCGATGGCAAGGGCCGCCCGCTGATCATGCTGCTCAGTGAAGGGCAGATGAGCGACTACAAGGGCGCTGCACTGATGATCGATGCCTTTCCGAAGGCAAAGGCGTTGCTCGCCGACCGGGGCTATGATGCTGACTGGTTTCGCGCCGCTCTGGAGCAGCGCGGCATTGCTCCGTGCATCCCGTCAAAGGCGAACCGCAAGGTGCCCATCCCGCACGACACGACCCTCTATCGCCAACGCTACAAGGTCGAGAACATGTTCGGCAAACTCAAGGACTGGCGCCGGATCCACACCCGCTACGATCGCTGCGCGCACACCTTCATGTCCGCCATCTGCATCGCAGCAACCGTCATCTTCTGGCTGCCGCAATGA
- a CDS encoding TonB-dependent receptor domain-containing protein has protein sequence MGFLSGTTDGFFELPGGPVGYVVGGEYRREDAFFQADQVIEDNLTFTNPLTQFNPERPFEVKEAFAEVDFPILSGVPFFEELSFSAAGRVSDYTGPIGTTYAYNLGARWSPTPDLLFRANYGRAVRAPNYTDTAGEPNVTFISVTDPCASTRIDQGSEFRRANCEADLGAILDDPGFQQVANATVSTRGLNGNNPDLFEEASISYTIGGVYQPSWLPGFAVTFDYYNIEVEDVIASVAGNTIIATCYDLPDLDNPFCGNFERNGTGIGPEGEEPGQVLQGSILQSPLNFASRIREGIDVDVSYRKSLSEDVFVNARLLYTHVMTSSNFQDPTNPNFENRILGELGDPQNQFVFDLDLTFGAVTFGYGARYIGPQLTTSFEAQNPLNGQPPQNPDASFPLEYPETLYHDIRLAFQIEDAEGEPSFEFFGGVENLLGTNPPLGLTGTGDGSAIFEVFGRRYFAGVRALF, from the coding sequence CTGGGCTTCCTCTCCGGCACGACGGATGGTTTCTTCGAGCTTCCGGGCGGGCCCGTCGGGTACGTGGTCGGTGGCGAATACCGCCGCGAAGATGCGTTCTTCCAGGCAGACCAGGTCATCGAAGACAACCTGACCTTCACGAACCCGTTGACGCAGTTCAATCCGGAGCGCCCCTTCGAGGTCAAGGAAGCCTTCGCCGAAGTTGATTTCCCCATTCTCTCGGGCGTCCCGTTCTTCGAAGAACTCTCGTTTAGCGCCGCAGGCCGTGTTTCGGACTACACCGGTCCGATCGGCACGACCTACGCTTACAATCTCGGTGCGCGCTGGTCGCCGACCCCTGACCTTTTGTTCCGGGCGAATTACGGCCGAGCGGTCCGAGCTCCGAATTACACCGACACCGCCGGTGAACCCAACGTGACCTTCATCTCCGTTACCGACCCTTGTGCCTCCACGCGCATCGACCAAGGATCGGAATTCCGGCGGGCGAACTGCGAGGCTGATCTCGGTGCCATCCTCGATGACCCGGGGTTCCAGCAGGTGGCGAATGCGACCGTCTCCACCAGAGGCCTGAACGGGAACAACCCCGATCTTTTCGAGGAAGCTTCGATTTCGTACACGATCGGCGGGGTCTATCAGCCGAGCTGGCTACCCGGCTTCGCGGTGACCTTCGATTACTACAACATCGAAGTGGAAGATGTCATCGCATCGGTGGCGGGTAACACGATCATCGCGACCTGCTACGATCTTCCTGATCTCGACAACCCTTTCTGCGGCAACTTCGAACGTAATGGGACGGGTATCGGTCCGGAAGGCGAAGAGCCGGGGCAAGTTCTGCAGGGCTCGATCCTGCAGTCGCCGCTGAACTTCGCCAGCCGGATCCGCGAAGGAATCGACGTCGATGTTTCCTATAGGAAGTCGCTTTCCGAAGATGTCTTCGTGAACGCGCGCCTTCTCTACACGCATGTGATGACGTCGAGCAACTTCCAGGATCCGACTAATCCAAACTTCGAGAACCGTATTCTCGGGGAACTCGGTGACCCACAGAATCAGTTTGTCTTCGACTTGGACCTGACCTTCGGTGCGGTTACTTTCGGCTATGGTGCACGGTATATCGGACCGCAGCTTACGACCTCGTTCGAGGCTCAGAACCCGCTCAACGGTCAACCTCCGCAGAACCCGGATGCGAGCTTCCCGCTGGAGTATCCCGAAACCCTGTACCACGACATTCGACTGGCGTTCCAAATCGAAGATGCGGAGGGCGAACCCTCGTTCGAGTTCTTCGGGGGCGTCGAGAATCTTCTTGGTACCAATCCGCCGCTCGGCCTCACCGGCACTGGCGACGGAAGCGCGATCTTCGAGGTCTTCGGTCGGCGTTACTTCGCCGGGGTTCGCGCCCTGTTCTAA
- a CDS encoding IS1380 family transposase → MPQTTPAGCDDSASVFSFPAVRGKKVTAAFDGGRLTSDGGVLVLAQAERMMGLCQRLAACIADPRDPARVVHRLEDILRARMFAIACGYEDADDLDALRDDPGFRLALGKLPGSGAGLASQPTMSRWENAPSTRELAKMLGIMIDIYCASYPTPPAAVTLDIDDTCDVVHGYQQLSFWNGHHGERCFLPIHVYDTATGRPVAMLLRTGKTPSGKEAAGHIRRLVRHLRRHWPDTHITIRGDGHYGRPEVMAFCEAAHVDYVFGLPTNAALRADPVIVTAADACAVRRAECQLPVLRSYAETRYGAKSWNRQRRVVARIEASTLGMDIRYVVTSLTESSAEHIYDTLYCARGQAENLIKLHKTQLASDRTSCRSANANQMRLILHTAAYWLLWRVQQAIPKTTALAKAEFTTLRLRLLKVAARVMESATRIRVAFASACPDADLMRAIVLALKPAPT, encoded by the coding sequence ATGCCACAGACCACACCCGCCGGATGCGATGATAGCGCGTCCGTATTTTCGTTTCCAGCAGTGCGCGGCAAGAAGGTCACAGCTGCGTTTGACGGCGGCAGGCTGACCTCGGATGGCGGGGTCCTGGTGCTGGCTCAGGCCGAGCGCATGATGGGGCTCTGCCAGCGGCTTGCGGCGTGTATTGCCGATCCGCGCGATCCTGCTCGGGTGGTTCATCGGCTTGAAGATATCCTGCGCGCGCGGATGTTCGCGATCGCCTGCGGCTATGAGGATGCCGATGATCTCGACGCTCTGCGCGATGATCCGGGCTTCCGCCTTGCGCTGGGCAAGCTGCCGGGATCGGGTGCGGGGTTGGCCAGCCAACCGACGATGAGCCGCTGGGAGAATGCGCCGAGCACGCGCGAGCTGGCAAAGATGCTGGGGATCATGATCGACATCTACTGCGCCAGCTACCCCACTCCGCCGGCGGCGGTGACGCTGGATATCGATGACACCTGCGACGTCGTGCACGGCTATCAGCAACTCTCCTTCTGGAACGGACATCATGGGGAGCGCTGCTTCCTGCCGATCCATGTCTACGACACGGCAACGGGCCGGCCGGTGGCGATGCTGCTGCGCACGGGCAAGACGCCTTCTGGCAAGGAGGCGGCAGGGCATATCCGGCGTCTGGTGCGCCATCTTCGCCGCCACTGGCCCGATACCCACATCACCATCCGCGGTGACGGGCATTATGGACGGCCCGAGGTCATGGCCTTCTGCGAGGCGGCCCATGTCGATTACGTGTTCGGTCTGCCGACCAACGCCGCGCTGCGCGCTGATCCGGTTATCGTCACTGCCGCCGATGCCTGCGCGGTCCGCCGCGCCGAGTGCCAACTCCCGGTCCTGCGCAGCTATGCCGAGACCCGCTACGGCGCGAAGAGCTGGAACCGCCAGCGCCGCGTCGTCGCCAGGATCGAGGCCAGCACGCTGGGCATGGATATCCGCTACGTCGTCACATCGCTCACCGAAAGCTCGGCCGAGCACATCTATGACACGCTCTACTGCGCGCGCGGGCAGGCCGAGAACCTGATCAAGCTGCACAAGACCCAGCTGGCCAGTGACCGCACCTCGTGCCGGTCGGCGAACGCCAACCAGATGCGCCTGATCCTGCACACCGCTGCCTACTGGCTGCTGTGGCGCGTTCAGCAGGCGATCCCAAAGACCACCGCTCTGGCAAAAGCCGAGTTTACGACCCTGCGCCTGCGGCTGCTCAAGGTTGCTGCCCGCGTCATGGAAAGCGCCACCCGAATCCGCGTAGCGTTCGCCTCTGCGTGCCCCGATGCCGATCTGATGCGTGCCATCGTTCTCGCGCTCAAGCCTGCGCCGACGTAG
- a CDS encoding TonB-dependent receptor domain-containing protein — MRKSTLLRLSAGSFAVGLALAASPTLAQQTDLEEEDEAVAQDAGTRPQPAATDAPAIIVTGSRVTDPNLRLSSPVAAVDEAELTLRGTNVAEQFLRELPGAVPSVGAQVNNGNGGASFVNLRGIGSQRNLVLLDGRRFVPADESGRVDLNNIPIAVLERTDILTGGATTTYGADAVSGVVNFITKRDFAGIQLDLTNQITERGDGEMYRAEMTIGANFDDGRGNAVLSVGYQDQAEVFQGDRDFSIFNVGSFTGTAGGSSATVPSYIVFNGPEGSVNGQINDEGTDIKPGGFSGVDLYNFNPLNIFQTPFERFNMYGAANYEISPAIELYSQAVFSKQTVSTIIAPGGSFFNTFEYNLNNPLIPDAIAQRFGDALGLSAADYEAARNTPFGSTLPDGTSNPAYRTFDAQVRRRTVEIGTRDSDFTTTLFNMVVGARGSITDNIDYDLFATYGESERIQRQSGFARADRLQQSVLAIPDGEGGVQCIDTSRGCEPVNLFGTQGNLGSQAAQDFVFNLTQQIIDQSSIGTVQGSVFGDLPITLFADSPVNFAVGAEYREFSTSQVSDEASQTPGAIVGAGGADPNFSGSYDVFDVYGELVVPILEGLPFAENLTLDLGGRYSNYELSSNEFTWKAGLTWEPVLGFSLRGNYQRAARAPTIGELFFPQVTGLDNLSQDPCAGNAPTTDAQLAAVCIAQGAPASIVNNGLIGQPPAGQINVTTGGNLNLDTEQAETWTVGFIAQPDFVPGLTLTVDYFNIAIEDAITSPAIGDIIRGCYNSDNLDFATNTNCQLIERSASTGEIAGAQNEVRGVLLNLTNLGRIQTDGIDVRVNYGSDLTDDIRLNLNFEGTWTNENRFQANAGDPNSLFRDCVGFYSVNCNVQPEFVFNQRTTLSFMDDYSLSLRWRYLSGVEQEPEDIADQGPAFIGDSPVFGEVDFTQIPAESYFDLTFQWDVMQNVLFTATVINLFDNQPSVVGSDIGSTSFNSGNVFPSTYDPLGRRYSANIRFSF, encoded by the coding sequence ATGAGAAAGTCCACGCTATTGCGTCTGAGCGCCGGCTCCTTTGCGGTCGGCCTCGCGCTGGCGGCCTCGCCGACCCTGGCGCAACAGACCGACCTCGAGGAAGAGGACGAAGCCGTCGCGCAGGATGCCGGCACCCGTCCGCAGCCTGCCGCGACCGATGCCCCGGCGATCATCGTCACGGGTTCGCGCGTCACCGACCCCAACCTGCGGCTGTCGAGCCCGGTTGCCGCGGTCGACGAAGCGGAACTGACCCTGCGCGGTACGAACGTCGCCGAACAGTTCCTGCGCGAACTGCCCGGCGCGGTGCCGAGCGTGGGCGCCCAGGTCAACAACGGCAACGGCGGCGCCAGCTTCGTCAACCTGCGCGGCATCGGTTCGCAGCGCAACCTCGTCCTGCTCGACGGTCGCCGCTTCGTCCCCGCGGACGAATCCGGCCGCGTCGACCTCAACAACATCCCGATCGCGGTGCTCGAACGGACCGACATCCTGACCGGCGGTGCGACCACCACCTATGGTGCGGACGCCGTTTCGGGTGTCGTCAACTTCATCACCAAGCGCGACTTCGCCGGCATCCAGCTCGACCTGACCAACCAGATCACCGAGCGCGGCGACGGCGAGATGTATCGCGCCGAAATGACGATCGGTGCCAATTTCGACGACGGTCGCGGCAACGCGGTCCTCAGCGTCGGCTACCAGGACCAGGCCGAAGTCTTCCAGGGCGACCGCGACTTCTCGATCTTCAACGTCGGTTCGTTCACCGGCACGGCGGGCGGTTCGTCGGCAACGGTCCCGTCCTACATCGTGTTCAACGGCCCGGAAGGCAGCGTGAACGGCCAGATCAACGACGAAGGCACGGACATCAAGCCGGGCGGTTTCAGCGGCGTCGACCTGTACAACTTCAACCCGCTCAACATCTTCCAGACGCCGTTCGAACGGTTCAACATGTACGGCGCGGCCAATTACGAGATCAGCCCGGCGATCGAACTCTATTCGCAGGCCGTGTTCTCGAAGCAGACCGTGTCGACCATCATCGCGCCGGGCGGTTCGTTCTTCAACACCTTCGAATACAACCTCAACAACCCGCTGATCCCCGATGCCATCGCGCAGCGTTTCGGCGATGCGCTGGGTCTCTCCGCGGCCGATTACGAGGCGGCGCGCAACACGCCGTTCGGTTCGACACTCCCCGACGGCACGTCGAACCCCGCCTACCGCACTTTCGACGCGCAGGTGCGTCGTCGTACGGTCGAAATCGGCACCCGCGATTCGGACTTCACCACCACGCTGTTCAACATGGTCGTGGGTGCGCGCGGTTCGATCACCGACAACATCGACTATGACCTGTTCGCCACCTACGGCGAATCCGAGCGTATTCAGCGCCAGTCGGGCTTCGCGCGCGCCGATCGCCTGCAGCAGTCGGTCCTTGCCATCCCCGATGGCGAGGGCGGCGTGCAGTGCATCGACACCTCGCGCGGCTGTGAACCGGTCAACCTGTTCGGCACACAGGGCAACCTCGGCAGCCAGGCCGCGCAGGACTTCGTGTTCAACCTGACCCAGCAGATCATCGACCAGTCGTCGATCGGCACGGTGCAGGGCTCGGTGTTCGGCGACCTGCCGATCACGCTGTTCGCCGACAGTCCGGTGAACTTCGCGGTCGGTGCGGAATATCGCGAATTCTCGACCAGCCAGGTTTCGGACGAAGCCTCGCAGACGCCGGGTGCGATCGTCGGCGCGGGCGGTGCGGACCCGAACTTCAGCGGTTCGTACGACGTGTTCGACGTCTACGGCGAACTCGTGGTCCCGATTCTCGAAGGGCTCCCCTTCGCCGAAAACCTGACGCTCGACCTGGGCGGCCGCTATTCGAACTACGAGCTTTCGAGCAACGAGTTCACCTGGAAGGCCGGCCTGACCTGGGAACCGGTGCTCGGCTTCTCGCTGCGCGGCAACTACCAGCGGGCGGCGCGGGCGCCGACCATCGGTGAGCTGTTCTTCCCGCAGGTCACGGGCCTCGACAACCTGTCGCAGGATCCGTGCGCGGGCAATGCGCCGACCACCGACGCCCAGCTTGCGGCGGTCTGTATCGCCCAGGGCGCACCGGCCTCGATCGTCAACAACGGCCTGATCGGTCAGCCTCCGGCGGGCCAGATCAACGTCACCACCGGCGGCAATCTCAACCTCGACACCGAACAGGCCGAAACCTGGACGGTCGGCTTCATCGCACAGCCCGATTTCGTTCCGGGCCTGACGCTGACGGTCGATTACTTCAACATCGCGATCGAGGATGCGATCACCTCGCCCGCCATCGGCGACATCATCCGGGGTTGCTACAATTCGGACAATCTCGATTTCGCGACCAACACCAACTGCCAGCTGATCGAACGCAGCGCCAGCACCGGTGAGATCGCGGGGGCCCAGAACGAAGTTCGCGGGGTCCTGCTCAACCTCACCAATCTGGGTCGCATCCAGACCGATGGTATCGACGTTCGCGTGAACTACGGCTCCGACCTGACCGACGACATCCGGCTCAACCTCAACTTCGAGGGCACCTGGACCAACGAAAACCGCTTCCAGGCGAATGCGGGCGACCCGAATTCGTTGTTCCGCGATTGCGTCGGCTTCTACTCGGTCAACTGCAACGTCCAGCCGGAATTCGTGTTCAACCAGCGCACGACGCTCAGCTTCATGGACGATTACTCGCTGTCGCTGCGGTGGCGTTACCTCAGCGGGGTCGAGCAGGAACCGGAAGACATCGCGGACCAGGGTCCGGCCTTCATCGGCGACTCCCCGGTCTTCGGCGAGGTCGATTTCACGCAGATCCCTGCGGAAAGCTATTTCGACCTGACCTTCCAGTGGGACGTGATGCAGAACGTGCTGTTCACCGCGACGGTAATCAACCTGTTCGACAACCAGCCCTCCGTGGTCGGTTCGGACATTGGTTCGACCTCGTTCAACTCGGGCAACGTCTTCCCGTCGACCTACGATCCGCTGGGTCGTCGCTACAGCGCGAACATCCGCTTCAGCTTCTAA
- a CDS encoding putative 2OG-Fe(II) oxygenase has product MSAAPSLSAPEAMVRVRMALQRGQLARARAIVEEARRAHPADAALADAAGDIALRSNDAEAAAAHFAAACTNAPAMVDYALNHAIALQRLGRHEEALAAIRPHEGAGRTLARYGSVAALSHRACGRPAEAARWYEAALAREPRHPRALHGRARVALERGEADALARFDAALAVNPGDADLWLGKAQALELAGDVAGARIVAEQICAQAPGFIAALTFLAGLKHAAGEADWTAPFAEAARKAPQDPNIAHAHVEALAGLDRAEEAAAIAAEARARFPREPHFALLEAVHCGSAGDWDRAEAIFARLADSRPIRFRNEARHALRARDLPRAHACLDRALAADPRDIGAWALRGIAWRLGEDAASRERAAWLHGQAGLVGFRELAGRDGLVADAAQALRAIHARSTMPLGQSLRGGTQTRGILFHRTEPVLAELHEAIRATLELHRAGLPPRDAAHPLLRHRETPWQLLGSWSVRLAGGGAGGQGDYHTAHIHPQGIVSSALYLVVPEEAHAPVGEGERPPGWLEIGCPPPELGLDLPPLATIEPREGRLALFPSTLYHGTTPFGSAERMTIAFDVTSAGGRET; this is encoded by the coding sequence ATGAGCGCGGCCCCTTCCCTGTCGGCGCCCGAGGCGATGGTGCGCGTCCGCATGGCGCTGCAGCGCGGCCAGCTGGCGCGCGCGCGGGCCATCGTCGAGGAGGCGCGGCGCGCCCATCCCGCCGATGCCGCGCTGGCCGATGCGGCAGGCGACATCGCGCTGAGATCGAACGACGCCGAGGCGGCCGCCGCGCATTTCGCCGCCGCCTGCACCAACGCGCCCGCGATGGTGGATTACGCGCTCAACCACGCGATCGCCCTGCAGCGGCTCGGCCGGCACGAGGAAGCGCTCGCCGCGATCCGCCCGCACGAGGGCGCGGGCCGCACGCTCGCGCGCTATGGCAGCGTTGCCGCGCTCTCGCACCGCGCCTGCGGGCGTCCGGCCGAGGCGGCACGCTGGTACGAGGCGGCGCTCGCCCGCGAGCCGCGCCATCCGCGGGCGCTCCATGGCCGCGCGCGGGTCGCGCTCGAACGGGGCGAAGCCGATGCGCTCGCCCGGTTCGACGCGGCGCTCGCGGTCAATCCGGGCGATGCGGACCTGTGGCTCGGCAAGGCGCAGGCGCTCGAACTCGCCGGCGACGTCGCGGGCGCGCGGATCGTGGCCGAACAGATCTGCGCGCAGGCCCCGGGCTTCATCGCCGCGCTGACCTTCCTCGCCGGGCTGAAGCACGCCGCGGGCGAGGCCGACTGGACCGCCCCCTTCGCCGAGGCCGCGAGGAAGGCGCCGCAGGATCCCAACATCGCGCACGCCCATGTCGAGGCGCTGGCCGGGCTCGATCGCGCCGAAGAGGCCGCCGCCATCGCCGCCGAGGCCCGCGCGCGCTTCCCGCGCGAGCCGCATTTCGCCCTGCTCGAGGCGGTGCATTGCGGCTCGGCGGGCGACTGGGACCGGGCCGAGGCGATCTTCGCGCGGCTTGCCGACTCCCGCCCGATCCGGTTCCGCAACGAGGCGCGCCACGCCCTGCGCGCGCGCGACCTGCCGCGCGCCCACGCCTGCCTCGACCGCGCGCTCGCCGCCGATCCGCGGGACATCGGGGCCTGGGCGCTGCGCGGGATCGCCTGGCGGCTGGGCGAGGACGCGGCATCGCGCGAACGGGCGGCCTGGCTGCACGGGCAGGCGGGGCTGGTGGGCTTTCGCGAACTGGCCGGGCGGGACGGGCTGGTGGCCGACGCGGCGCAGGCCTTGCGTGCGATCCATGCCCGTTCGACCATGCCGCTCGGCCAGAGCCTGCGCGGGGGCACGCAGACGCGCGGCATCCTGTTCCACCGGACCGAGCCGGTCCTTGCCGAACTGCACGAGGCGATCCGCGCGACGCTCGAGCTTCACCGCGCGGGCCTGCCGCCGCGCGACGCGGCGCACCCGCTGCTGCGCCACCGCGAGACGCCGTGGCAGCTGCTCGGTTCGTGGTCGGTCCGGCTGGCGGGCGGCGGAGCGGGGGGACAGGGCGATTACCACACCGCGCACATCCACCCGCAGGGGATCGTCTCGAGCGCGCTCTACCTCGTCGTGCCGGAGGAAGCCCACGCGCCCGTCGGCGAGGGCGAGCGCCCGCCCGGCTGGCTCGAAATCGGTTGTCCGCCGCCCGAGCTCGGGCTCGACCTGCCACCGCTCGCCACGATCGAGCCGCGCGAAGGCCGGCTCGCGCTGTTCCCCTCCACGCTCTATCACGGCACCACCCCGTTCGGATCGGCCGAGCGGATGACGATCGCCTTCGACGTGACATCCGCGGGCGGCCGCGAGACCTAA